One stretch of Prunus persica cultivar Lovell chromosome G1, Prunus_persica_NCBIv2, whole genome shotgun sequence DNA includes these proteins:
- the LOC18792715 gene encoding putative multidrug resistance protein yields MGKKGGLFKYADGVDKLLMVFGTLGSIGDGLMTPLTMLVLSRVINEYGGGEGTLTFSNAIVDKYSLRLLIVAIGVGVSAFIEGICWTRTAERQTSRMRMEYLKSVLRQEVAFFDSQANSSMTFQVISTISSDAHLIQDTIAEKMPNCLAHLSSFLFCFPVAFVLSWRLALAALPFSLMFLIPGIVFGKVLKDLGAETNGAYRVAGGIAEQAISSIRTVYSYVGENQTLKKFSIALEKSTELGIKQGFTKGLLIGSMGMIYAVWAFQAWVGSKLVTERGEKGGLVFISGICVILGGLAIMNALPNLSFITQATDAAARIFEMIDRIPAIDSEDERGKVLAYVKGDIEFRKVNFCYPSRPDTPVLQGLNLKVQAGKMVGLVGGSGSGKSTIISLLERFYDPVKGDILLDGYKLNKFQLQWLRSQMGLVNQEPILFATSIKENILFGKEGASMELVISAAKAANAHDFIVKLPLGFDTQVGQFGVQLSGGQKQRISIARAIIRDPKILLLDEATSALDAQSEKVVQEALDQASQGRTTIVIAHRLTTIRKADLIVVLQSGRVVEMGSHEDLVHKNDGEGGAYSKMLQLQQQAMRNGPDISYHPEDIIIKHPRTPHTPNSVRSSLQNSPALRSARSSWQNSPVPRNVRSSWQNSPAYPITPIFSISITNSFQAGQYDEFDDEMSQDSSYPSSSTWRLFKMNAPEWKQAILGCLGAAGFGSIQPVHAYCLGTVVAVYFQTNNSTIKSETRFYCYIFLSLAVFSFIANLLQHYNFAVMGERLSKRVRIKMLEKILTFEIGWFDQDENTSAAICARLTTEANMVRSLTADRISLLVQVFFSASIAFVIGLIVTWRIAIVMIAIQPLLIGSFYSRSVLMKSMSIKAQKAQAEGSQLASEAAFNHRTITAFSSQNRILNLFGDAMRGPRKENIKQSWISGFGLFSSQFLTTAAIALTYWYGGRLMNQNLVTAKHLFQVFFILMSTGKNIADAGSMTSDLARGGRAIKSIFSILGRESEISSEELEGIKKTFKGHIELKNVVFAYPVRPDQMIFKGLNLKIEAGKTMALVGQSGSGKSTVIGLIERFYDPLNGSVSIDGCDIKLYNLRKLRSQIALVSQEPTLFGGTIHENIVYGKENATVAEVRKAAKLANAHEFISSMEEGYETYCGERGVQLSGGQKQRIALARAMLKNPTILLLDEATSALDSVSENLVQEALEKMMVGRTCVVVAHRLSTIQKADSIAVIVNGKVAEKGSHHELLAIGHGGAYHSLIKLQINQSPYHLSMQV; encoded by the exons ATGGGGAAGAAGGGAGGGCTTTTCAAGTATGCAGATGGTGTGGACAAGTTGCTGATGGTGTTTGGGACTTTGGGCAGCATTGGAGATGGGTTGATGACACCTCTTACAATGCTTGTTCTCAGCCGTGTGATCAATGAATATGGAGGTGGAGAAGGCACTCTTACTTTCTCCAATGCCATTGTGGACAAg TACTCACTCAGGCTGCTCATTGTTGCAATTGGAGTTGGAGTATCTGCTTTCATTG AAGGAATTTGTTGGACCAGAACTGCTGAGAGACAGACATCTCGGATGAGAATGGAATACTTAAAGTCAGTCCTCAGGCAAGAAGTTGCCTTCTTTGACAGTCAAGCTAATTCTTCCATGACCTTCCAAGTCATTTCTACTATCTCGTCTGATGCCCATTTAATCCAAGACACAATAGCTGAAAAG ATGCCAAACTGCCTGGCTCACCTCTCATCATTCCTCTTCTGCTTTCCTGTTGCCTTCGTGCTTTCTTGGCGGCTGGCACTGGCTGCTCTTCCGTTCTCCCTCATGTTTTTGATTCCTGGAATTGTATTTGGGAAGGTGCTCAAGGACTTGGGAGCTGAGACAAACGGTGCCTATAGGGTTGCTGGAGGGATTGCGGAACAAGCAATCTCATCAATCCGTACAGTTTATTCGTATGTTGGGGAAAATCAAACACTAAAAAAGTTCAGCATTGCTCTTGAAAAAAGTACAGAGCTCGGCATAAAACAAGGTTTCACAAAGGGACTTCTCATAGGGAGCATGGGAATGATTTATGCTGTTTGGGCTTTTCAGGCTTGGGTTGGTAGCAAACTTGTTACTGAGAGAGGAGAAAAAGGTggtcttgtttttatttctggAATCTGTGTAATTCTGGGAGGATT GGCCATTATGAATGCGCTTCCAAATCTCTCTTTTATCACCCAGGCTACTGATGCTGCTGCCAGAATATTTGAAATGATTGACCGCATTCCTGCTATTGACTCTGAAGATGAAAGGGGAAAAGTTTTAGCATATGTGAAGGGCGATATCGAATTTAGAAAGGTTAATTTCTGCTATCCATCAAGACCTGATACCCCAGTTCTTCAAGGACTCAACCTTAAAGTCCAAGCTGGTAAGATGGTGGGTCTTGTTGGAGGCAGTGGTTCTGGAAAGTCAACAATCATTTCTTTACTTGAAAGATTTTATGATCCAGTAAAAGGAGATATTCTCCTTGACGGATACAAGTTAAATAAATTTCAGCTGCAATGGTTGAGATCCCAGATGGGACTGGTCAATCAAGAGCCAATTCTCTTTGCAACATCCATAAaagagaatattttatttggaaaGGAAGGAGCTTCAATGGAACTTGTAATAAGTGCAGCTAAGGCTGCAAATGCACATGACTTCATTGTCAAACTCCCCCTAGGATTTGACACTCAA GTTGGGCAATTTGGAGTTCAATTGTCTGGAGgacaaaagcaaaggattTCTATAGCAAGAGCAATAATCAGAGACCCAAAAATTCTTTTGCTTGATGAAGCCACAAGTGCTTTGGATGCGCAATCTGAAAAAGTTGTGCAAGAAGCCTTGGACCAAGCTTCACAAGGAAGAACAACAATTGTCATAGCTCACCGCCTCACCACAATCCGCAAGGCTGATTTGATAGTGGTTCTTCAATCAGGTAGAGTGGTGGAAATGGGATCTCATGAGGACTTGGTCCACAAGAACGATGGAGAAGGTGGAGCATACAGTAAAATGCTGCAATTGCAGCAACAAGCAATGCGGAATGGTCCTGACATTTCCTATCATCCAGAGGATATTATAATCAAGCATCCACGAACTCCACATACACCAAATAGTGTGAGATCAAGCTTGCAAAACAGCCCTGCACTGAGGAGTGCGAGATCAAGCTGGCAAAACAGCCCGGTACCAAGGAATGTAAGATCAAGCTGGCAAAACAGCCCGGCATATCCAATCACCCCAATATTTTCCATCAGCATTACAAACTCCTTTCAAGCAGGCCAGTATGATGAATTTGACGATGAAATGTCACAAGACAGCTCTTATCCTTCCTCTTCTACTTGGCGTTTATTTAAAATGAATGCACCTGAGTGGAAGCAAGCAATACTAGGGTGTCTAGGGGCTGCTGGCTTTGGATCTATTCAGCCAGTTCATGCCTATTGCTTAGGAACAGTTGTAGCAGTTTACTTCCAAACAAACAATTCCACCATCAAATCAGAAACCAGATTCTACTGCTACATCTTCTTAAGCCTAGCAGTTTTCAGCTTCATTGCTAATCTCCTCCAACATTACAATTTTGCAGTTATGGGAGAGCGTTTATCCAAAAGGGTTCGAATAAAAATGCTCGAAAAAATTCTCACCTTTGAGATAGGGTGGTTTGATCAGGATGAAAACACAAGTGCTGCCATCTGTGCACGGCTAACCACTGAAGCAAACATGGTTAGATCCCTCACTGCAGATCGTATATCATTGTTGGTTCAGGTCTTTTTCAGTGCCTCCATAGCTTTTGTGATTGGACTGATAGTAACATGGAGGATAGCCATTGTAATGATTGCAATACAACCTTTGCTCATAGGAAGCTTCTATTCAAGGAGTGTTCTAATGAAGAGTATGTCTATAAAAGCACAGAAAGCACAGGCTGAGGGTAGCCAACTAGCTAGTGAAGCTGCTTTCAACCACAGAACTATCACTGCATTTTCCTCTCAGAATAGGATATTAAATCTGTTTGGAGATGCAATGAGAGGGCCTAGGAAGGAGAACATCAAACAGTCATGGATTTCAGGTTTTGGTCTGTTCAGCTCCCAATTCTTGACAACAGCTGCAATAGCCTTGACTTATTGGTATGGGGGGAGGCTAATGAATCAAAATTTAGTAACGGCGAAACACCTGTTTCAAGTTTTCTTCATCTTAATGAGCACTGGTAAAAACATTGCAGATGCAGGAAGCATGACTTCTGATCTAGCGAGAGGGGGGAGAGCCATCAAATCAATATTCTCCATCCTAGGCAGAGAGAGTGAAATTTCATCAGAAGAGCTTGAAGGGATAAAAAAGACTTTCAAGGGTCACATAGAACTAAAGAATGTTGTATTTGCTTACCCAGTCAGGCCTGACCAGATGATCTTCAAGGGCCTGAATCTCAAGATAGAAGCTGGAAAAACAATGGCACTAGTGGGACAGAGTGGTTCTGGAAAATCCACTGTCATTGGCTTGATTGAAAGATTTTATGACCCACTAAATGGATCAGTATCCATAGATGGATGTGACATCAAGCTCTATAATTTGAGAAAGTTGAGGTCACAAATAGCTTTAGTAAGCCAGGAGCCTACTCTTTTTGGAGGAACCATCCATGAAAACATAGTCTATGGTAAAGAAAATGCAACAGTAGCTGAAGTAAGAAAGGCAGCAAAGCTTGCCAATGCTCATGAATTTATAAG cTCTATGGAAGAGGGATATGAGACTTACTGTGGAGAAAGAGGAGTTCAACTATCAGGAGGGCAGAAGCAGAGGATAGCACTTGCACGAGCGATGCTAAAGAACCCAACAATCCTTCTGCTGGATGAAGCAACCAGTGCACTTGATAGTGTGTCAGAGAATTTAGTCCAGGAAGCACTGGAGAAGATGATGGTTGGCAGAACATGTGTTGTTGTAGCTCACAGGTTGTCAACTATACAAAAAGCAGACTCCATTGCTGTGATAGTGAATGGGAAAGTAGCAGAAAAAGGATCACACCATGAGCTACTTGCTATCGGACATGGCGGTGCCTACCATTCTCTGATAAAACTGCAAATCAATCAGTCTCCATACCATTTGTCCATGCAGGTGTAA